A single Amphiprion ocellaris isolate individual 3 ecotype Okinawa chromosome 15, ASM2253959v1, whole genome shotgun sequence DNA region contains:
- the aste1b gene encoding protein asteroid homolog 1 — MGVQGLTTYVEGNRYFFQDVKFRDSRLVIDGCSLYFRLYFNSGFDQQHGGEYSDFACLLSQFLSALAACNIQPYVVLDGGIDPSDKKFPTLRQRLQSKIKEADSISHGRNGSVLPILSRNVFIQVLIEKGVPLVQCSAEADWEIACLAHQWNCPVLTNDSDFYIFDLPGGYLPLRFFQWTNLNGKASHRYISARCYTTSSLCRLFGGMNRELLPLCAVLTGNDYGVPKDVEALLAQLDLSAGGAGGGRSKGGAYMSRVEGILLWLSNFSTVANALDEVSKVMREESSRGKRGQKGGLSSQLWARMQEYHIKGRSSLARWFSGVKAVPEGQTSRLAQLPECLSLAAMQGLLAPLVVDAFVMRRVLLMPQVENSKLASSHCSSRDIRQALYGILLQRPQDSTTQARGGGAQLVKGPQGEVQTQDMWMQLHIRQGMRGGRGRGGRGSGGRGQGHIVPAQQGVYVAFSTEQAAGAATVPPQSFSTPICVEEYDRLDLNLKKNQVEAHPPRNHLHLDGLGQAPVAARLNVLFEVLGVKDSALAPVPLHLQLAVAVTGFWLREAIPKPSELQLQALVLGMVYGELFLIHQPGAMQYQHPAPQINWAAECKVWEGLNRQRVRSGDRRGMDLGAAHSFSQWQACLWSALCLNQLLLFPLPEPNLSWLFSGTLVHGLLRCLKGGRPAESLLSGGSFAVHLYFSLLGAVMNCSFKANPSSSASGRKKRGRGRGRRGRGGGGRGAQGGGRDAQEINNRFALLMSEEEYDSGD; from the exons ATGGGTGTCCAGGGTCTGACCACCTATGTGGAGGGGAACAGATACTTCTTCCAAGATGTGAAGTTCAGGGACAGTCGCCTGGTTATTGATGGCTGCAGTCTGTATTTCCGCCTCTACTTTAATAGCGGGTTTGATCAGCAGCATGGCGGGGAGTATTCTGATTTCGCTTGCCTGCTCAGCCAGTTCCTCTCTGCACTGGCAGCCTGTAACATCCAGCCATATGTGGTTCTGGATGGAG GGATTGACCCCAGTGACAAGAAGTTTCCTACTCTAAGGCAGCGCTTGCAGTCCAAGATAAAGGAGGCAGACAGTATCTCTCATGGCCGCAATGGCTCAGTTCTCCCCATCCTGTCAAGAAATGTCTTCATTCAGGTCCTCATTGAGAAAGGAGTCCCACTGGTCCAGTGTTCAGCTGAGGCTGACTGGGAGATTGCATGTTTGGCACACCAGTGGAACTGTCCAGTGCTGACCAATGACAGTGACTTTTATATCTTTGACCTTCCAG GTGGTTACCTCCCATTGCGTTTTTTCCAGTGGACCAACCTAAATGGTAAAGCCTCTCATCGCTACATCTCAGCTCGGTGCTACACCACTAGCAGTCTGTGTCGCTTGTTTGGGGGCATGAACCGTGAGTTGCTTCCATTATGTGCTGTCCTGACCGGTAATGACTACGGCGTTCCAAAAGACGTTGAAGCTCTCCTTGCCCAGTTAGATTTGAGTGCAGGGGGTGCGGGTGGTGGCAGGAGTAAAGGTGGAGCATACATGTCACGTGTCGAGGGAATTCTCCTCTGGCTGTCGAATTTTTCAACTGTGGCAAACGCACTAGATGAAGTGAGCAAAGTAATGCGGGAGGAAAGCAGTAGGGGCAAGAGGGGACAGAAGGGTGGGCTCAGTTCCCAGCTGTGGGCACGCATGCAGGAGTACCACATCAAGGGTCGAAGCTCTCTGGCTCGCTGGTTCTCCGGAGTTAAGGCAGTTCCAGAGGGTCAGACTTCTAGGCTGGCACAGCTGCCAGAGTGCTTGTCACTGGCTGCAATGCAGGGACTGTTGGCTCCTTTGGTGGTTGATGCTTTTGTGATGCGAAGGGTCCTTCTCATGCCGCAGGTAGAAAACAGTAAGCTAGCCAGCAGCCACTGTAGTTCTAGAGACATACGACAGGCTTTATATGGGATATTACTGCAGAGACCCCAAGACAGCACAACTCAAGCAAGAGGTGGAGGTGCACAGTTAGTGAAGGGACCACAAGGTGAAGTCCAAACACAGGATATGTGGATGCAACTACACATCAGACAGGGAATGAGGGGTGGAAGAGGGCGAGGAGGTAGGGGGAGTGGAGGCAGGGGTCAAGGCCACATTGTGCCAGCACAGCAAGGTGTATATGTAGCATTTAGCACAGAACAAGCAGCTGGTGCAGCTACAGTGCCGCCTCAAAGCTTTAGCACTCCCATTTGTGTGGAAGAATATGACCGTTTGGACCTGAACTTGAAGAAAAACCAAGTGGAGGCACATCCCCCCAGAAACCATCTACACCTGGATGGACTTGGTCAG GCTCCTGTGGCAGCACGACTTAATGTCCTGTTTGAAGTCTTGGGGGTGAAGGACTCTGCCCTGGCTCCTGTTCCTCTGCACCTACAGCTGGCTGTAGCAGTGACTGGATTCTGGTTGCGAGAAGCCATACCAAAACCCTCAGAACTCCAGCTGCAGGCTTTGGTGTTAGGCATGGTTTATGGAGAGTTGTTCTTGATACACCAGCCTGGAGCTATGCAATATCAGCACCCAG CTCCACAGATAAACTGGGCTGCAGAGTGTAAGGTATGGGAGGGGCTGAATCGACAACGTGTGAGATCAGGGGACAGACGAGGCATGGATCTCGGAGCTGCTCACAGTTTCAGCCAATGGCAGGCCTGCCTCTGGAGCGCACTATGTCTCAATCAGCTATTGCTGTTTCCACTGCCTGAGCCCAATCTGTCATG GTTGTTCAGTGGTACCTTGGTCCATGGCCTCCTCAGGTGTCTGAAAGGGGGTCGACCTGCTGAGTCGCTGCTATCTGGGGGATCCTTTGCTGTGCATCTCTACTTCTCCCTGCTGGGTGCCGTGATGAACTGCAGCTTCAAAGCCAATCCCTCTTCCTCAGCGtcagggaggaagaagagaggcagaggtcgaggaagaagaggaagagggggaggtgGGAGAGGAGCTCAGGGAGGGGGGAGAGATGCTCAGGAGATAAACAACAGGTTTGCTCTCCTTATGAGCGAGGAAGAGTACGATTCTGGTGATTGA
- the klhl7 gene encoding kelch-like protein 7 has translation MTGMASPEKASTSKKKSDRKCATKEEYRQLSSIMGVMNNLRKQSTLCDVTLVVQGKHFHAHRVVLAAASHFFSLMFTTRMMESMSHEVELRSAEPEIIELLIEFIYTARISVNSSNVLSLLDAANQYQIEPVKKMCVEFLKGQVDATNCLGISSLADCMDCPELKAAAEDFVQLHFTEVYKLDEFLQLDVTQLTRILHQDKLTVRAEAQIYDAAVRWLKYDVCNRQQYMVEVLGCVRFPLVSKTFLSKTVQAEPLIQDNPECLKMVIGGMRYHLLSLEDREDLGESSRPRRKKHDYRIALFGGSQPQSCRYFNPKDSSWTDIRCPFEKRRDATAVFWDNVVYILGGSQLFPIKRMDCYNVLKDSWYSKLGPPTPRDSLAACASQGKIYTSGGSEVGSSALDLFECYDTRTESWQVKTSMLMARFSHGSVEANGLIYVCGGTVGNNVSGRVLNNCEVYDPNTQQWRELCGMREARKNHGLVVVNNRIYAVGGQGALGGLDSVEYYDIATNEWCAASPMPWRGVTVKCAAVGDVIYVLAGFQGVGRLGHVLEYHTETDRWVTCNKVRAFPVTSCLICVIDTCGVNEDEDMELIDSQPHAAATASSSASTSSSS, from the exons ATGACAGGAATGGCTTCTCCAGAGAAAGCGTCAACCTCCAAGAAAAAGAGCGACAGAAAGTGTGCCACTAAAGAGGAGTACAGGCAGCTGTCCAGCATCATGGGAgtcatgaacaacctgagaaaacag agtACACTCTGTGATGTGACCCTGGTGGTTCAGGGGAAACACTTTCATGCCCACAGAGTAGTGCTAGCTGCTGCTAGCCACTTCTTCAGCCTCATGTTCACCA CTAGAATGATGGAGTCAATGTCCCATGAAGTGGAGCTCAGGAGTGCTGAGCCTGAGATCATTGAGTTgttaattgaatttatttacacAGCACG AATCTCAGTGAACAGCAGTAATGTCCTGTCATTGCTGGATGCAGCCAACCAGTACCAGATTGAGCCTGTAAAGAAGATGTGTGTGGAGTTTCTCAAAGGACAGGTTGATGCAACAAACTGCCTCG GTATTTCATCCCTTGCAGACTGTATGGACTGTCCAGAGCTGAAGGCGGCAGCAGAGGACTTTGTCCAGCTCCACTTCACTGAAGTCTACAAACTGGATGAATTCCTGCAACTGGATGTTACACAGCTCACACGCATCCTGCACCAGGACAAACTCACAGTCCGTGCTGAGGCCCAG ATTTATGATGCTGCTGTGCGCTGGCTGAAGTACGATGTGTGTAACAGACAACAGTACATGGTGGAGGTGTTGGGGTGCGTTCGCTTTCCTCTGGTCTCCAAAACCTTTCTCTCCAAGACTGTGCAGGCTGAGCCTCTCATCCAGGACAACCCAGAGTGCCTCAAGATGGTTATCG GTGGGATGCGCTACCATTTGCTGTCCCTGGAGGATCGGGAGGACCTGGGAGAGAGCAGCCGACCGCGACGCAAGAAGCACGACTACCGCATTGCTCTATTTGGAGGATCACAGCCTCAGTCCTGCCGATATTTCAACCCCAAG GACTCCAGCTGGACAGACATTCGCTGCCCCTTTGAAAAGCGCCGGGATGCCACAGCTGTCTTTTGGGACAATGTGGTCTACATCTTGGGTGGCTCACAGCTCTTTCCAATCAAGCGTATGGACTGCTACAACGTTCTGAAGGACAGCTGGTACTCTAAATTGGGCCCACCCACGCCTCGTGACAGCCTGGCTGCCTGTGCTTCCCAGGGCAAAATCTACACATCTGGGGGCTCAGAAGTGG GTAGCTCTGCCCTGGACCTTTTCGAATGCTATGACACAAGGACAGAGTCATGGCAGGTCAAAACCAGCATGCTGATGGCCCGCTTTAGCCACGGTTCAGTGGAGGCCAACGGGCTCATTTATGTTTGTGGAGGGACGGTGGGTAACAACGTCTCTGGGAGGGTCCTCAACAACTGTGAGGTCTATGACCCCAACACACAACA ATGGAGAGAGTTATGTGGGATGAGAGAAGCGAGGAAGAACCATGGGTTGGTGGTTGTCAACAACAGGATCTATGCTGTTGGAGGGCAGGGGGCACTGG GTGGACTGGATTCAGTGGAATACTATGACATTGCCACTAATGAGTGGTGTGCTGCCTCACCGATGCCATGGCGAGGTGTAACAGTGAAGTGTGCGGCGGTAGGGGATGTCATCTATGTGCTGGCAGGGTTTCAAGGTGTGGGGCGGCTCGGACACGTCTTGGAGTATCACACTGAAACTGACAG GTGGGTGACGTGCAACAAGGTGCGAGCATTTCCCGTCACCAGCTGCCTGATCTGTGTGATCGACACGTGTGGAGTCAACGAAGATGAAGACATGGAGCTTATAGACTCTCAACCACATGCTGCAGCCACTGCCTCTTCATCTGCCTCAACCTCATCGTCCTCATAG
- the LOC111573780 gene encoding kelch-like protein 7 isoform X2, producing MSSSKKMDNKSAIKGYRQLTGIMGVMNDLRKEGELCDVALVVQGRRFPAHRVVLAAASHFFRVMFTTRMMESVSSEVELRSADPNTVELLIEYIYTAQIAVNSSNVESLLDAANQYQIEPVKKMCVEFLKGQIDATNCLGISSLADYMYCPELKAAAEDFVQLHFTEVYKLDEFLQLDVTQLTRILHQDKLTVRAEAQIYDAAVRWLKYDVCNRQQYMVEVLGCVRFPLLSKTFLSMIMQAEPLIQDNPQCLKMVLSGMCYHLLSPEDHRDLGANTRHRLKKLEYRIAVFGGSQPEFCHYFNPKDSSFRKIGGNFKKHNTATAVFWGNAVYFLGGSRTCSMECYNILKNNWCFKVGPPTPRNNLSACAASGKIYTSGGSETGGSALGLFECYDIRTELWQVQTSMLTARLCHGSVEANGLIYVCGGMVGNIVSGRILNNCEVYDPKTHQWRALCGMREARRNHGLVVVNNRIYAVGGLGTQGGLDSVEYYNIATNEWCAASPMPWRGVSVKCAAVGDVIYVLTGRGQFAERLPNVMKYHTETDRWVTCSKTPSFLHNNCLICVVGI from the exons ATGTCAAGCTCCAAGAAGATGGACAATAAGAGTGCCATCAAAGGGTACAGGCAGCTGACCGGCATCATGGGTGTCATGAACGACCTGAGAAAAGAG gGTGAACTCTGTGATGTGGCCCTGGTGGTTCAGGGGAGACGTTTTCCCGCCCACAGAGTAGTGCTAGCTGCTGCCAGCCACTTCTTCAGGGTCATGTTCACCA CCAGAATGATGGAGTCAGTGTCCAGTGAGGTGGAGCTCAGGAGTGCTGATCCTAATACTGTTGAGTTGTTGATTGAATACATTTACACGGCACA aaTCGCAGTGAACAGCAGTAATGTTGAGTCATTGCTGGATGCAGCCAACCAGTACCAGATTGAGCCTGTAAAGAAGATGTGTGTGGAGTTTCTTAAAGGACAGATTGACGCAACAAACTGCCTCG GTATTTCATCCCTTGCAGACTATATGTACTGTCCAGAGctgaaggcagcagcagaggactTTGTCCAGCTCCACTTCACTGAAGTCTATAAACTTGATGAATTCCTGCAGCTGGATGTTACACAGCTCACACGCATCCTGCACCAGGACAAACTCACAGTCCGTGCTGAGGCCCAG ATTTATGATGCTGCTGTGCGCTGGCTGAAGTACGATGTGTGTAACAGACAACAGTACATGGTGGAGGTGTTGGGGTGCGTTCGCTTTCCTCTGCTCTCCAAAACCTTCCTCTCCATGATTATGCAGGCTGAGCCTCTCATCCAGGACAACCCACAGTGCCTCAAGATGGTCCTCA GTGGGATGTGCTACCACCTGCTGTCTCCGGAGGACCACAGGGACCTGGGCGCGAACACCCGACACCGACTCAAAAAACTTGAATATCGCATCGCTGTATTTGGAGGCTCACAGCCTGAGTTCTGTCACTATTTCAACCCCAAG GACTCCAGCTTTAGAAAGATTGGTGGCAACTTCAAAAAGCACAACACCGCCACGGCTGTCTTCTGGGGCAACGCCGTGTACTTTTTGGGTGGTTCACGGACGTGTTCCATGGAATGCTACAATATTCTGAAAAACAACTGGTGCTTCAAGGTGGGTCCGCCCACACCTCGGAACAACCTGTCTGCCTGCGCTGCCAGTGGCAAGATCTACACATCTGGGGGGTCAGAAACAG GTGGCTCAGCCCTGGGCCTTTTTGAATGCTACGACATCCGGACAGAGTTATGGCAGGTCCAAACCAGCATGTTGACGGCCCGCCTCTGCCACGGTTCAGTGGAGGCCAATGGACTCATTTATGTTTGTGGAGGAATGGTGGGCAACATAGTCTCTGGGAGGATCCTCAACAACTGTGAGGTCTATGATcctaaaacacatca ATGGAGGGCGTTGTGTGGGATGAGAGAAGCCAGGAGGAACCATGGGTTGGTGGTTGTCAACAACAGGATCTATGCTGTTGGAGGGCTGGGGACACAGG gTGGACTGGATTCAGTGGAATACTACAACATTGCTACTAATGAGTGGTGTGCCGCCTCGCCGATGCCATGGAGAGGTGTATCTGTGAAGTGTGCGGCGGTAGGGGATGTCATCTATGTGCTGACAGGCAGGGGGCAGTTTGCAGAGCGACTCCCAAATGTAATGAAGTACCACACTGAAACAGACAG GTGGGTGACGTGCAGCAAGACGCCATCGTTTCTCCACAATAACTGCCTGATCTGTGTGGTCGGCATATGA
- the LOC111573780 gene encoding kelch-like protein 7 isoform X1 has translation MTRKQRYKSGVTCKLNLRFSHLKSGTASSEKMSSSKKMDNKSAIKGYRQLTGIMGVMNDLRKEGELCDVALVVQGRRFPAHRVVLAAASHFFRVMFTTRMMESVSSEVELRSADPNTVELLIEYIYTAQIAVNSSNVESLLDAANQYQIEPVKKMCVEFLKGQIDATNCLGISSLADYMYCPELKAAAEDFVQLHFTEVYKLDEFLQLDVTQLTRILHQDKLTVRAEAQIYDAAVRWLKYDVCNRQQYMVEVLGCVRFPLLSKTFLSMIMQAEPLIQDNPQCLKMVLSGMCYHLLSPEDHRDLGANTRHRLKKLEYRIAVFGGSQPEFCHYFNPKDSSFRKIGGNFKKHNTATAVFWGNAVYFLGGSRTCSMECYNILKNNWCFKVGPPTPRNNLSACAASGKIYTSGGSETGGSALGLFECYDIRTELWQVQTSMLTARLCHGSVEANGLIYVCGGMVGNIVSGRILNNCEVYDPKTHQWRALCGMREARRNHGLVVVNNRIYAVGGLGTQGGLDSVEYYNIATNEWCAASPMPWRGVSVKCAAVGDVIYVLTGRGQFAERLPNVMKYHTETDRWVTCSKTPSFLHNNCLICVVGI, from the exons ATGACCCGGAAGCAGCGCTATAAAAGCGGGGTCACCTGCAAACTCAACCTTAGATTCTCTCACCTCAAGTCAG GGACAGCTTCTTCAGAGAAGATGTCAAGCTCCAAGAAGATGGACAATAAGAGTGCCATCAAAGGGTACAGGCAGCTGACCGGCATCATGGGTGTCATGAACGACCTGAGAAAAGAG gGTGAACTCTGTGATGTGGCCCTGGTGGTTCAGGGGAGACGTTTTCCCGCCCACAGAGTAGTGCTAGCTGCTGCCAGCCACTTCTTCAGGGTCATGTTCACCA CCAGAATGATGGAGTCAGTGTCCAGTGAGGTGGAGCTCAGGAGTGCTGATCCTAATACTGTTGAGTTGTTGATTGAATACATTTACACGGCACA aaTCGCAGTGAACAGCAGTAATGTTGAGTCATTGCTGGATGCAGCCAACCAGTACCAGATTGAGCCTGTAAAGAAGATGTGTGTGGAGTTTCTTAAAGGACAGATTGACGCAACAAACTGCCTCG GTATTTCATCCCTTGCAGACTATATGTACTGTCCAGAGctgaaggcagcagcagaggactTTGTCCAGCTCCACTTCACTGAAGTCTATAAACTTGATGAATTCCTGCAGCTGGATGTTACACAGCTCACACGCATCCTGCACCAGGACAAACTCACAGTCCGTGCTGAGGCCCAG ATTTATGATGCTGCTGTGCGCTGGCTGAAGTACGATGTGTGTAACAGACAACAGTACATGGTGGAGGTGTTGGGGTGCGTTCGCTTTCCTCTGCTCTCCAAAACCTTCCTCTCCATGATTATGCAGGCTGAGCCTCTCATCCAGGACAACCCACAGTGCCTCAAGATGGTCCTCA GTGGGATGTGCTACCACCTGCTGTCTCCGGAGGACCACAGGGACCTGGGCGCGAACACCCGACACCGACTCAAAAAACTTGAATATCGCATCGCTGTATTTGGAGGCTCACAGCCTGAGTTCTGTCACTATTTCAACCCCAAG GACTCCAGCTTTAGAAAGATTGGTGGCAACTTCAAAAAGCACAACACCGCCACGGCTGTCTTCTGGGGCAACGCCGTGTACTTTTTGGGTGGTTCACGGACGTGTTCCATGGAATGCTACAATATTCTGAAAAACAACTGGTGCTTCAAGGTGGGTCCGCCCACACCTCGGAACAACCTGTCTGCCTGCGCTGCCAGTGGCAAGATCTACACATCTGGGGGGTCAGAAACAG GTGGCTCAGCCCTGGGCCTTTTTGAATGCTACGACATCCGGACAGAGTTATGGCAGGTCCAAACCAGCATGTTGACGGCCCGCCTCTGCCACGGTTCAGTGGAGGCCAATGGACTCATTTATGTTTGTGGAGGAATGGTGGGCAACATAGTCTCTGGGAGGATCCTCAACAACTGTGAGGTCTATGATcctaaaacacatca ATGGAGGGCGTTGTGTGGGATGAGAGAAGCCAGGAGGAACCATGGGTTGGTGGTTGTCAACAACAGGATCTATGCTGTTGGAGGGCTGGGGACACAGG gTGGACTGGATTCAGTGGAATACTACAACATTGCTACTAATGAGTGGTGTGCCGCCTCGCCGATGCCATGGAGAGGTGTATCTGTGAAGTGTGCGGCGGTAGGGGATGTCATCTATGTGCTGACAGGCAGGGGGCAGTTTGCAGAGCGACTCCCAAATGTAATGAAGTACCACACTGAAACAGACAG GTGGGTGACGTGCAGCAAGACGCCATCGTTTCTCCACAATAACTGCCTGATCTGTGTGGTCGGCATATGA
- the si:ch73-345f18.3 gene encoding uncharacterized protein si:ch73-345f18.3, which produces MLRFLCCCCFSDENSSNERQPLLQPRPPQVNGAESARQGRPAVSDEQTVKRIGRLVMRRVCLPELDRRFADVAETFNEQQERYEAMVRHIRNLQQSYDCTRCGSLAFAECVRKIREEHKSTHRVSLKIKGYGFSLSVVPVGSEGESEEEPLPPRLKSAQNELKSTSESAKAAISKGTTLQELIGWLLRSHDQIAEQVKGAAATYQEQGRLNENLEENMREVKRAKELSQEYRQRAQEVLTEAAQIAGAHL; this is translated from the exons ATGCTCCGTTTtctctgctgttgctgcttcTCAGACGAAAACTCCAGCAACGAG AGGCAACCACTCCTGCAGCCCAGACCACCCCAAGTGAATGGAGCTGAATCCGCCAGGCAGGGCCGTCCAGCAGTCAGTG ATGAACAGACTGTGAAACGGATTGGAAGGCTGGTGATGAGGCGAGTGTGTCTGCCAGAGCTGGATCGGAGATTTGCAGACGTGGCTGAGACCTTCAACGAGCAGCAAGAACGCTACGAGGCCATGGTCCGACACATCAGGAACCTGCAGCAGAGCTACGACTGTACACGTTGTGGTTCTCTGGCTTTTGCTGAATGTGTGCGCAAGATCAGAGAGGAGCACA AATCCACACACCGGGTCTCTCTTAAGATTAAGGGCTACGGCTTCTCCCTCAGTGTGGTTCCTGTGGGGTCAGAGGGCGAAAGCGAGGAGGAACCGCTGCCTCCACGTCTGAAGTCGGCTCAAAATGAGCTGAAGAGCACTTCTGAGAGCGCCAAGGCTGCCATCTCAAAGGGCACCACACTTCAGGAGCTTATTGGCTGGCTGCTTCGGAGCCATGACCAAATAGCAGAGCAAGTGAAAGGGGCAGCAGCAACTTACCAAGAGCAAGGACGACTGAatgagaatctggaggagaacatgaGGGAAGTGAAGAGGGCGAAGGAGCTGTCGCAGGAATATAGACAACGGGCCCAGGAAGTTCTCACTGAGGCTGCACAGATCGCAGGGGCTCATCTGTAG